A window of the Branchiibius hedensis genome harbors these coding sequences:
- a CDS encoding CHAT domain-containing protein — translation MSALVLHERAVEHCRAGRHRAAERDLRAALTRTDDRDLLARIRSTQAWILALEDDGQASVAILTELLEEQGLREETVATLHAQLGGVLSSLAEGGEALRHLDLAVAGLADDPLRLMAVLFNRAGLWVDRGEYAAAAADYERAAEVADRGGSPWHAAAARHNQGTALAARGDLVRALQLMGAARPLIAEQSAVNAARADQETAAVLLAAGLPEEAAALLRNCVAVFKAHRVGSYRADAELSLARTIADQDPREAIVIARRAASSYDRIGSTSLATRARVLVLTIALASGRATSRHVSEAQQLLPSLTGDDVAGAGEELLLALELHHVRKGKPWPRTPALREDASIVSRLAEAEVRVEVAARTGHDAEALDRARDGIRLLREWQSSTDSLELRSSLAMHGYRMVEQAAAVAMRTADPALHFEWSERSRGFVAASTPLIDAPPADSAKDAELEALRGLLAIGEDLDGPQVAQVRDRIRRRQWARERASRISVDIASLDETRQMLRDRDATLVSFLSDPRKVSVLVASADGYRVVPIATRAEIRADLAGLQADLDMSSADLRPTLAALVRDGLRRRLDHLSSMLWAPIESEVRTRRVVITAPAALAAVPWSLMTPLRDRSITVPLSVTQWLRHTATDAPLRSVGFITGPGVPRAGTEVAHAAKQWPGATVVDAASATTASMRELTRNTDLLHVAAHGRHTPGNPMFSGLELLDGPWFGHDVAELTMVPSVVVLSACELGRSTARWGEETIGMARAWLHSGVRCVIAAPCTVNDAATSDYLAAVHSGLAGGLSPSDALLAADPDERAPFLAFGAGF, via the coding sequence TTGTCGGCGCTCGTCCTGCACGAGCGTGCCGTTGAACACTGTCGCGCTGGCCGTCACCGAGCGGCCGAGCGTGACCTGCGGGCTGCGCTGACCCGGACCGACGACCGGGACCTGCTTGCGCGGATCCGATCCACCCAGGCCTGGATCCTCGCCCTGGAGGACGACGGGCAGGCCAGCGTGGCCATCCTGACCGAGTTGCTCGAGGAACAGGGCCTGCGGGAAGAGACCGTCGCCACGTTGCACGCACAACTCGGTGGCGTGCTGTCCTCACTCGCGGAAGGTGGTGAGGCGCTGCGCCACCTCGACCTGGCCGTCGCCGGGCTGGCCGATGATCCGCTCCGGTTGATGGCCGTGCTCTTCAACCGCGCCGGGTTGTGGGTGGATCGCGGCGAGTACGCCGCCGCTGCCGCTGACTATGAACGGGCCGCAGAAGTCGCCGACCGTGGTGGTAGCCCATGGCACGCTGCCGCGGCCCGGCACAACCAAGGCACCGCGCTTGCGGCCAGAGGCGACCTGGTCCGGGCGTTGCAGCTCATGGGTGCCGCGCGGCCGCTGATCGCAGAACAATCGGCCGTCAACGCGGCACGGGCAGATCAGGAAACAGCCGCAGTGCTGCTGGCCGCCGGGCTCCCGGAGGAAGCAGCTGCTCTCTTACGCAATTGCGTAGCGGTGTTCAAGGCCCACCGGGTGGGGTCCTACCGAGCCGACGCCGAATTGTCCCTGGCCCGAACCATCGCAGACCAGGACCCACGTGAGGCCATCGTGATCGCGCGGCGCGCGGCAAGCAGTTATGACCGGATCGGGAGCACCTCCTTGGCCACGCGGGCCAGGGTGCTGGTCCTGACCATTGCCCTGGCCAGCGGTCGCGCAACCAGCCGGCACGTCAGCGAAGCGCAGCAGCTGTTGCCTTCCCTGACCGGAGACGACGTGGCAGGCGCCGGTGAAGAACTGCTCCTGGCCCTCGAGTTGCACCACGTACGCAAGGGCAAACCATGGCCGCGCACGCCAGCGCTGCGCGAAGACGCCTCGATCGTCAGCCGGTTGGCAGAAGCCGAGGTGCGCGTCGAGGTTGCCGCTCGCACCGGTCACGATGCCGAAGCTCTCGACCGCGCCCGCGACGGCATTCGCCTGCTGCGGGAGTGGCAGTCTTCCACCGACAGCCTCGAACTGCGCTCCAGCCTGGCCATGCACGGCTACCGGATGGTCGAGCAGGCCGCGGCCGTTGCGATGCGCACGGCGGATCCCGCCCTGCACTTCGAATGGTCCGAGCGATCCCGCGGATTCGTCGCTGCGTCGACTCCGCTGATCGACGCTCCGCCCGCGGACAGCGCCAAGGACGCGGAGTTGGAGGCGTTGCGGGGGCTGCTCGCGATCGGGGAGGACCTCGACGGACCACAGGTCGCGCAGGTCCGCGATCGGATCCGGCGCCGGCAATGGGCCCGCGAACGCGCGTCGCGGATCAGCGTCGACATCGCCAGCCTGGACGAAACCCGCCAGATGCTGCGGGACCGGGACGCAACCTTGGTGTCCTTCCTGTCCGATCCCCGCAAGGTATCGGTGCTCGTGGCGAGCGCCGACGGGTACCGCGTCGTCCCCATCGCCACTCGGGCAGAGATCCGCGCCGACCTCGCCGGTCTGCAGGCAGACCTCGATATGTCCTCCGCGGACCTGCGGCCGACCCTGGCGGCCCTCGTCCGGGACGGTCTGCGACGGCGACTGGACCACCTGTCCAGCATGTTGTGGGCCCCGATCGAATCCGAGGTGCGGACCAGACGAGTGGTGATCACCGCCCCCGCGGCCCTCGCCGCGGTCCCCTGGAGCCTCATGACCCCCTTGCGGGACCGTTCCATCACCGTGCCGTTGAGTGTCACCCAGTGGCTGCGGCACACCGCCACCGACGCACCCCTCCGTAGCGTCGGCTTCATCACCGGCCCGGGCGTCCCGCGGGCCGGCACCGAGGTGGCCCATGCCGCTAAACAGTGGCCGGGCGCGACCGTCGTCGATGCCGCGAGCGCAACGACCGCCAGCATGCGGGAGCTGACCCGCAACACCGATCTCCTGCACGTCGCCGCGCACGGACGGCACACCCCGGGCAACCCGATGTTCTCTGGTCTGGAGTTGCTGGACGGGCCGTGGTTCGGTCACGACGTCGCCGAACTGACGATGGTGCCCTCGGTGGTCGTCCTGTCCGCCTGCGAGCTCGGTCGGTCAACTGCCCGATGGGGCGAAGAGACGATCGGGATGGCCCGCGCCTGGCTGCACTCCGGCGTGCGCTGTGTGATCGCGGCACCGTGCACCGTCAACGATGCGGCCACCAGCGACTACCTGGCCGCTGTGCACTCCGGCCTGGCCGGCGGCTTGTCGCCGTCGGACGCCCTGCTGGCCGCCGATCCTGACGAACGCGCCCCGTTCCTGGCCTTCGGGGCCGGCTTCTAA
- a CDS encoding DUF2469 domain-containing protein has protein sequence MSAEDLERYETEQELALYREYRDVVGLFSHVVETERRFYLCNDVDVLVRGEGAEVFFDVRMNDAWVWDVYRPARFVKKVRVLTFKDVNVEELPAREMEMPEP, from the coding sequence ATGAGCGCCGAGGATCTGGAACGCTACGAGACCGAGCAGGAACTGGCCCTGTATCGCGAATACCGCGACGTGGTGGGGCTTTTCAGCCACGTGGTCGAAACCGAGCGACGGTTCTATCTGTGCAACGACGTCGACGTCCTGGTCCGTGGTGAGGGCGCTGAGGTGTTCTTCGACGTGCGGATGAACGACGCCTGGGTGTGGGATGTCTACCGTCCGGCCCGTTTCGTGAAGAAGGTGCGGGTGCTGACCTTCAAGGACGTCAACGTCGAGGAGTTGCCGGCGCGCGAGATGGAGATGCCCGAACCCTGA
- a CDS encoding ribonuclease HII yields the protein MTPARAVGTSVRTRRTGTSKVPTLRTERALQREGYRLLAGMDEVGRGALAGPVSVGVVVIDETCRTAPQGVRDSKLLTPAAREAMVPRVRRWAFAYAVGHASAAEIDQIGIIAALRLAGTRALTALPVRPDLVILDGNHDWLTAPEQVGLFAELAQPAVPPVRTMIKADMKCSSVAAASVLAKVERDAMLTALHEQHPQYQWAANKGYSAPEHLLALDEHGPCELHRRSWRRFVTDDAVAGLEGVS from the coding sequence GTGACCCCCGCCCGCGCGGTGGGCACCTCGGTGCGCACGCGGCGTACGGGAACCTCCAAGGTGCCCACCCTGCGGACCGAGCGTGCCCTGCAACGCGAGGGATACCGGCTGCTGGCTGGCATGGACGAGGTGGGCCGCGGCGCCCTGGCGGGCCCCGTCAGTGTCGGCGTCGTGGTGATCGATGAGACCTGTCGTACGGCGCCCCAGGGCGTGCGTGACTCCAAACTGTTGACGCCGGCGGCGCGTGAGGCGATGGTGCCCCGGGTGCGTCGGTGGGCCTTCGCGTACGCCGTCGGTCACGCATCGGCGGCAGAGATCGACCAGATCGGGATCATCGCGGCGTTGCGGCTGGCGGGAACCCGGGCGCTCACCGCGCTGCCGGTGCGACCGGACCTGGTGATCCTGGACGGCAACCACGACTGGCTGACCGCACCGGAGCAGGTCGGACTCTTCGCGGAGTTGGCGCAACCGGCGGTCCCGCCGGTCCGCACGATGATCAAAGCCGACATGAAGTGTTCCTCGGTCGCCGCAGCCAGTGTGCTGGCCAAGGTCGAGCGGGACGCGATGCTCACGGCGTTGCACGAGCAGCATCCGCAGTACCAGTGGGCCGCCAACAAGGGTTACAGCGCGCCGGAGCATCTCTTGGCGTTGGACGAGCACGGGCCCTGCGAGCTGCACCGGCGATCGTGGCGCCGGTTCGTCACCGACGATGCGGTCGCGGGCCTGGAAGGAGTGAGTTGA
- the lepB gene encoding signal peptidase I, with amino-acid sequence MTDAPPDEQLPPGAAPPVQTGRKEKTRGSFLRELVIIVVIALALSFLVKTFLVQPFSIPSESMENTLDVGDRILVSKLTPQHSPLHRGDVIVFEAPATWGEMGAESTGLKAVVKNGLEWVGILPAGGHHVVKRLIGLPGDHVVCDATCADSGGPLKINGVAINESSYLKPGNAPSGQKFDITVPANSVWVMGDNRGDSWDSRGHDNGTGKTGSVPMSDITGEVVAIAWPVNRIQSVSSHPEVFAKVPSP; translated from the coding sequence ATGACGGACGCACCTCCGGACGAGCAGTTGCCGCCGGGCGCCGCACCGCCGGTCCAGACCGGCCGCAAGGAGAAGACCCGCGGCTCCTTCCTGCGTGAACTCGTCATCATCGTGGTCATCGCATTGGCCCTGTCGTTCCTGGTCAAGACCTTCTTGGTGCAGCCGTTCTCGATCCCGTCCGAGTCGATGGAGAACACCCTCGATGTGGGTGACCGGATCCTGGTCAGCAAACTGACGCCGCAGCACTCACCGCTGCATCGTGGGGACGTCATCGTCTTCGAGGCACCTGCGACCTGGGGCGAGATGGGCGCGGAGAGCACCGGTCTCAAAGCAGTGGTGAAGAACGGCCTGGAATGGGTGGGCATCCTGCCTGCGGGTGGGCACCACGTGGTGAAACGGTTGATCGGGTTGCCCGGTGACCATGTGGTCTGCGACGCGACCTGTGCTGACTCCGGCGGCCCGTTGAAGATCAACGGGGTCGCGATCAACGAGTCCTCCTACCTCAAGCCGGGGAATGCACCCAGCGGGCAGAAATTCGACATCACGGTGCCGGCGAACTCGGTGTGGGTGATGGGCGACAACCGTGGCGACTCGTGGGATTCACGCGGGCACGACAACGGCACCGGCAAGACCGGTTCGGTACCGATGAGCGACATCACCGGCGAGGTGGTCGCCATCGCGTGGCCGGTGAACCGCATCCAGTCGGTCAGTTCCCATCCCGAGGTGTTCGCGAAGGTCCCCTCGCCGTGA
- the lepB gene encoding signal peptidase I: MTVGEQRPAARRSGWRWLREVFIVVACSVILSLLIKTFLVQPFWIPSGSMENTLIPGDRILVSKLTPRFQQINRGDVIVFSDPGGWLQGQQDAPPRAGLSGVVQNALEFVGLYPAGDNHLIKRVIGLPGDHVVCCNAAGQITVNGVALKETELYPGEAPSSKKFNITVPADSVWVMGDHRGDSADSRFHDDGTGATGSVPISDVTGRAVVVIWPWDRIGGLSDYPDIYDIPSKGSGQ, translated from the coding sequence ATGACAGTGGGGGAACAACGCCCGGCCGCGCGGCGGTCGGGGTGGCGTTGGCTGCGCGAGGTCTTCATCGTGGTCGCCTGCTCGGTGATCCTGTCGCTGCTGATCAAGACCTTCCTGGTGCAACCGTTCTGGATCCCGTCGGGATCGATGGAGAACACCCTCATCCCCGGGGACCGCATCCTGGTCAGCAAACTGACACCGCGCTTCCAGCAGATCAACCGCGGCGACGTGATTGTCTTCTCCGACCCCGGGGGATGGTTGCAGGGTCAGCAGGACGCCCCGCCGCGCGCCGGGCTGAGCGGGGTCGTGCAGAACGCCCTGGAGTTCGTCGGGCTCTACCCGGCCGGCGACAACCACCTGATCAAGCGGGTGATCGGCCTGCCGGGCGACCACGTCGTGTGTTGCAACGCGGCCGGTCAGATCACCGTCAACGGGGTGGCGTTGAAAGAGACCGAGCTCTATCCGGGCGAGGCGCCCAGCAGCAAGAAGTTCAACATCACCGTGCCCGCCGACTCGGTCTGGGTCATGGGCGACCACCGCGGTGACTCCGCCGACTCACGGTTCCACGACGACGGCACGGGTGCCACAGGATCGGTACCCATCTCGGACGTGACCGGCCGCGCCGTCGTGGTGATCTGGCCATGGGATCGCATCGGCGGTCTGTCGGATTACCCTGACATCTACGACATCCCATCGAAAGGGTCTGGTCAATGA